The following proteins are co-located in the Haloplanus sp. HW8-1 genome:
- a CDS encoding HD domain-containing protein, which translates to MDTDDADGREYDPDAPHAFPDEKLNRVLPAVVEDPEVRAYLDAQNVNAVKRKGYNDHGPKHIEIVRNRALRLYELLKRAGVPFNGAADQGLDEADEPVVVALAATLHDVGHVVHRDRHAYYSIPLAADLLDRLLSEFYETEAAVRAKAETLHAILCHHTEEDPLTREAGVIRVADALDMERGRSRIPYEKGGRGINTLSSRAIRNVTLSEGDDAAVLVEIEMVNAAGVYQVDNLLKAKLRDSTLEDHVRIVAINTKEESGLVERIEL; encoded by the coding sequence ATGGACACCGACGACGCCGACGGTCGCGAGTACGATCCGGACGCACCACACGCCTTCCCGGACGAGAAACTGAACCGGGTGCTCCCGGCCGTCGTGGAGGATCCCGAGGTCCGCGCGTATCTCGACGCTCAGAACGTCAACGCCGTCAAACGGAAGGGGTACAACGACCACGGCCCGAAACACATCGAAATCGTCCGGAACCGGGCGCTTCGCCTGTACGAACTACTGAAGCGTGCCGGCGTCCCGTTCAACGGGGCGGCGGATCAGGGCCTCGACGAGGCCGACGAACCGGTGGTCGTCGCCCTAGCGGCCACCCTTCACGACGTGGGCCACGTCGTCCACCGCGACCGGCACGCCTACTACTCCATCCCGCTCGCCGCCGACCTCCTCGACCGACTCCTGTCGGAGTTCTACGAGACGGAGGCGGCCGTCCGGGCGAAAGCCGAAACGCTGCACGCAATCCTCTGTCATCACACTGAGGAGGACCCGCTGACCCGCGAAGCGGGCGTTATCCGTGTCGCCGACGCCCTCGACATGGAGCGGGGGCGGTCGCGCATCCCCTACGAGAAGGGCGGCCGGGGCATCAACACCCTGTCGAGTCGAGCGATCCGCAACGTCACGCTGTCGGAAGGCGACGACGCGGCGGTCCTGGTCGAAATCGAGATGGTGAACGCGGCAGGTGTCTACCAGGTCGACAACCTACTGAAGGCGAAGCTCCGGGATTCGACGCTCGAAGACCACGTCCGGATCGTCGCCATCAACACGAAAGAGGAGAGCGGGCTGGTCGAACGGATCGAACTCTAG
- a CDS encoding redoxin domain-containing protein translates to MVDIGDEAPDFTVPLADGDVASFTLSDNLDEAPIVLAFFPAAFTNTCTTEMCTFRDRLANFEDVGATVYGISVDLPYTLNEFRRQNDLNFGLLSDERRELIDDYGVADAFPPVDMRVAQRAVFVVDGDGRITYRWLGDTPKQEPDYEAVREAAADAAA, encoded by the coding sequence ATGGTCGACATCGGCGACGAGGCACCCGATTTCACCGTCCCGCTCGCGGACGGTGACGTAGCGTCGTTCACACTCTCGGACAACCTAGACGAGGCACCGATCGTCCTCGCCTTTTTCCCAGCGGCCTTCACCAACACCTGCACGACGGAGATGTGTACCTTCCGCGATCGGCTGGCCAACTTCGAGGACGTCGGCGCGACGGTGTACGGGATCAGTGTGGATCTCCCCTACACGCTCAACGAGTTCCGCCGACAGAACGATCTGAACTTCGGGCTCCTGAGCGACGAGCGGCGGGAACTGATCGACGACTACGGCGTGGCGGACGCGTTCCCGCCGGTCGACATGCGCGTCGCCCAGCGGGCGGTGTTCGTCGTGGACGGCGACGGACGGATCACCTACCGCTGGCTCGGCGATACCCCGAAACAGGAGCCGGACTACGAGGCGGTCCGCGAGGCGGCGGCCGACGCCGCGGCCTGA
- a CDS encoding glycosyltransferase family 4 protein, with protein MRVLNYLELAGRLDRSGIGTAAAQQRAALSTTDVSVLTSPWAGDSPLRAVGSALRGEGAIRAYDVAHCNMIGPGTVAVARHAKRTGTPLVLHAHVTREDFAESFRGSTHLAGPLGRYLRWFYSQADLVLCPSAYTKRVLESYPVEAPIRPITNGVDVDSLSGFETLREEYRDRFDLEGLVAFSVGNVFERKGLSTFCRLAEETDYEFAWFGPYDSGPQASEAVRRWTRNPPENATFTGWVDDKRGAFAAGDVYLFPTKAENQGIAVLEAMACGKPVVLRDIPVFEEFYTHGHDCLKCETRAEFRDALDRLAADPDLRERLGENARATASDHSLSRVGEKLVEAYRDVRRGSV; from the coding sequence GTGCGGGTGTTGAACTACCTCGAACTGGCGGGGCGACTGGATCGGAGCGGGATCGGAACCGCCGCCGCCCAGCAACGCGCGGCCCTGTCGACCACCGACGTGTCGGTGCTCACCTCGCCGTGGGCAGGTGATTCGCCGCTTCGGGCCGTCGGATCGGCGCTCCGTGGGGAAGGGGCCATCCGGGCGTACGACGTCGCTCACTGCAACATGATCGGCCCCGGGACGGTCGCGGTGGCCCGGCACGCAAAGCGGACGGGAACGCCGCTGGTCCTCCACGCCCACGTCACGCGCGAGGACTTCGCCGAGAGCTTCCGGGGGTCGACCCACCTTGCCGGCCCGCTGGGTCGGTATCTCCGGTGGTTCTACTCGCAGGCCGACTTGGTGCTCTGTCCCAGCGCCTACACGAAACGGGTTCTCGAGTCCTACCCCGTCGAGGCGCCGATCCGTCCGATCACCAACGGCGTCGACGTAGACTCGCTGTCGGGGTTCGAGACCCTCCGTGAGGAGTACCGCGACCGGTTCGACCTGGAGGGCCTGGTCGCGTTCTCCGTCGGCAACGTCTTCGAGCGCAAGGGCCTCTCGACGTTCTGTCGGCTCGCCGAAGAGACCGACTACGAGTTCGCGTGGTTCGGACCCTACGACTCGGGGCCACAGGCCTCCGAGGCGGTTCGTCGGTGGACCCGGAACCCACCCGAGAACGCCACGTTCACCGGCTGGGTCGACGACAAGCGCGGCGCCTTCGCCGCAGGCGACGTCTACCTGTTCCCGACCAAGGCGGAGAACCAAGGCATCGCCGTGTTGGAGGCGATGGCGTGTGGCAAACCGGTCGTCCTGCGGGATATTCCGGTGTTCGAGGAGTTCTACACCCACGGTCACGACTGCCTGAAATGCGAGACGCGGGCGGAGTTCCGTGACGCGCTGGACCGTCTGGCCGCCGACCCCGACCTCCGGGAGCGACTGGGCGAGAACGCGCGGGCGACGGCGAGCGACCACTCGCTGTCGCGGGTCGGCGAGAAACTCGTCGAGGCCTACCGGGACGTTCGTCGAGGGAGCGTCTGA
- a CDS encoding fluoride efflux transporter FluC produces the protein MVSPAYLIGAGAAVGAVLRYATNQYVDGVAARRRFPYGTFTVNVVGSFVLALVTFLGAGTDVLYLIGTGACGSYTTFSSFSVDTVRLWETGDRLLAGWYAAANFLGALGGIGLAFGVSTL, from the coding sequence GTGGTCTCCCCGGCCTACCTGATCGGTGCCGGCGCCGCCGTGGGGGCGGTCCTACGCTATGCGACCAACCAGTACGTGGACGGTGTCGCCGCCCGGCGACGGTTCCCCTACGGCACCTTCACCGTCAACGTCGTCGGCTCTTTCGTTCTCGCCTTGGTCACCTTCCTCGGCGCCGGCACCGACGTCCTGTATCTGATCGGAACCGGTGCCTGTGGCTCGTACACGACGTTCTCGTCGTTTTCGGTCGACACCGTGCGCCTCTGGGAGACCGGGGACCGCCTCCTCGCCGGGTGGTACGCCGCAGCGAACTTTCTGGGCGCGCTGGGGGGTATCGGACTGGCGTTCGGCGTATCGACCCTCTGA
- a CDS encoding cupredoxin domain-containing protein, whose translation MVFSRRKVVAAAAGLVGSLAGCSGGSDGGGGDDGTATATPTATATATTTATPTPSGPPEDAPVLNVTVENKTFIPMVAEVEPGTVVEWTYDGIGSHSVTSMSPSSSERSRRAFNPDIASEWSFDEDLSSDPVSHYFPEPGVYEYKCSYDFGHIGGCAAVVVGEQDYDEEMLPCEAQ comes from the coding sequence ATGGTATTCAGTCGCAGGAAAGTCGTTGCAGCGGCCGCTGGACTCGTCGGATCGCTTGCGGGCTGTTCGGGTGGCTCGGATGGCGGTGGCGGCGACGACGGGACGGCGACGGCCACTCCGACCGCAACGGCTACGGCGACCACGACGGCCACCCCCACGCCGAGCGGGCCACCCGAGGACGCACCCGTCCTGAACGTCACCGTCGAGAATAAGACGTTCATCCCGATGGTCGCAGAGGTGGAGCCGGGGACAGTCGTCGAGTGGACCTACGACGGAATCGGCTCACACAGCGTCACGTCGATGTCGCCGTCGAGTTCGGAGCGCAGCAGACGGGCGTTCAACCCCGACATCGCCTCGGAGTGGAGCTTCGACGAGGACCTGAGCAGCGATCCGGTCAGCCACTACTTCCCCGAACCGGGCGTCTACGAGTACAAATGCTCGTACGACTTCGGCCACATCGGCGGCTGTGCGGCCGTCGTCGTCGGAGAACAGGACTACGACGAGGAGATGCTGCCGTGCGAGGCTCAGTAG
- a CDS encoding tRNA (cytidine(56)-2'-O)-methyltransferase, with product MQETPEVVVLRLGHRPGRDDRMTTHVALTARALGADRAVLVGDASQAAETVADITDRFGGPFDVTVTDAYRPILRDWEGPVVHLTMYGEPVETVTDAVRERHRTDPLLVVVGAGKVDFEVYDRANWNVGVTNQPHSEVAALAVFLDRLFEGRELDRKWEDADRRVVPQATGKRVEEVDD from the coding sequence ATGCAGGAGACCCCCGAGGTGGTCGTGTTGCGGCTGGGACACCGACCCGGCCGCGACGACCGCATGACGACGCACGTGGCCCTGACGGCGCGGGCGCTCGGTGCCGACCGGGCGGTCCTCGTCGGCGACGCCTCCCAGGCCGCCGAGACGGTGGCCGACATCACCGACCGCTTCGGCGGCCCCTTCGACGTGACGGTGACCGACGCCTACCGCCCCATCCTCCGGGACTGGGAGGGGCCGGTCGTCCACCTCACGATGTACGGCGAACCGGTCGAGACGGTGACCGACGCCGTTCGGGAGCGCCACCGAACCGACCCGTTACTCGTCGTCGTCGGCGCCGGAAAGGTGGACTTCGAGGTGTACGACCGCGCCAACTGGAACGTAGGCGTGACGAACCAGCCCCACTCGGAGGTGGCGGCCCTGGCCGTGTTTCTCGACCGCCTGTTCGAGGGGCGGGAACTCGACCGAAAGTGGGAGGACGCCGATCGGCGGGTGGTTCCGCAAGCGACCGGCAAGCGGGTCGAGGAAGTGGACGATTAG
- a CDS encoding fluoride efflux transporter FluC, with translation MTRTMAARLRTLEVVFLVAIGGFAGANMRHVLSIVVPGLGGTFAANVLGCLALGFLVYEAELVGILAEKTGFVAATGFLSSFTTYSTFALEAVQSPTLTAVGYVGATYVCGFAAVLVGRRLARSLEGSA, from the coding sequence ATGACCCGGACGATGGCGGCACGACTCCGAACGCTCGAGGTCGTCTTCCTCGTGGCGATCGGCGGCTTCGCCGGCGCGAACATGCGACACGTCCTCTCGATCGTCGTCCCCGGACTCGGGGGGACCTTCGCGGCGAACGTCCTCGGCTGTCTCGCCCTCGGATTTCTGGTCTACGAGGCTGAACTGGTCGGCATCCTTGCCGAGAAGACGGGGTTCGTCGCCGCTACGGGCTTTCTTTCCTCGTTTACCACCTACAGTACGTTCGCCCTAGAGGCCGTCCAGTCGCCGACGCTCACGGCAGTCGGCTACGTCGGGGCGACGTACGTCTGTGGGTTCGCCGCGGTTCTCGTCGGCCGGCGGCTCGCACGGAGTCTGGAGGGGAGCGCCTAG
- a CDS encoding YhbY family RNA-binding protein has protein sequence MDTQALRKRAHDLDVTVWVGKGGVDPVVDECADQLTNEALVKVKFLRSAQGGTDVESLAATLAERTDAAVVETRGNTAVLHR, from the coding sequence ATGGATACGCAAGCGTTGCGCAAGCGGGCCCACGACCTCGACGTGACGGTGTGGGTCGGCAAAGGGGGCGTCGATCCGGTCGTCGACGAATGTGCTGACCAACTGACAAACGAGGCGCTGGTGAAGGTGAAGTTCCTGCGGTCTGCTCAGGGGGGCACGGACGTGGAGTCGCTGGCGGCAACCCTCGCGGAGCGAACGGATGCGGCCGTCGTCGAGACGCGAGGTAACACTGCCGTGCTTCACCGATGA
- a CDS encoding DUF2797 domain-containing protein — MQIVGYDMPDGGLLVSDGSAADDGPDGDRHRPVTSVPLDPGVDLSYRLDDRHCAGTVTDDGHRPCDADGTPYCPEHTSTWVCARCTGTCLKDEMDCFDEHAVYLAAFAPATFKVGVTREWRLETRLREQGADRGAHLRTVANGRIAREIEAELAAEIPDRVRVPEKLAGLGRSVDERAWADLLEDFDPLATVEFDYGLDLSERPVAETLATGRVRGTKGRLLVLDHGGSTYAVDLRDLVGYRVTSGGTDRRLQSSLGAFE, encoded by the coding sequence GTGCAGATCGTCGGCTACGACATGCCCGACGGCGGCCTCCTCGTGAGCGACGGCAGTGCGGCCGACGACGGGCCGGACGGCGACCGGCACCGGCCCGTGACGTCCGTCCCCCTCGACCCCGGTGTCGATCTGTCCTACCGCCTCGACGACCGTCACTGTGCGGGCACCGTCACCGACGACGGCCACCGCCCGTGTGACGCCGATGGGACGCCGTACTGCCCCGAACACACCTCGACCTGGGTCTGTGCCCGGTGTACGGGTACGTGTCTCAAAGACGAGATGGACTGTTTCGACGAGCACGCGGTCTACCTGGCGGCGTTCGCACCCGCCACGTTCAAAGTCGGCGTCACCCGGGAGTGGCGTCTGGAGACCCGTCTTCGCGAACAGGGGGCGGACCGCGGCGCCCACCTCCGGACCGTCGCCAACGGCCGGATCGCCCGTGAGATCGAGGCCGAACTCGCCGCGGAGATCCCTGACCGGGTGCGGGTCCCGGAGAAGCTGGCGGGCCTCGGCCGGTCGGTCGACGAGCGGGCGTGGGCGGACCTGCTCGAGGACTTCGACCCGCTGGCGACCGTCGAGTTCGACTACGGGCTCGACCTCTCGGAGCGCCCGGTCGCCGAGACGCTCGCCACTGGGCGGGTGCGCGGGACGAAGGGACGCCTGCTCGTGCTGGATCACGGCGGCAGCACGTACGCCGTCGATCTGCGGGACCTCGTCGGCTACCGGGTGACGTCCGGGGGGACCGACCGTCGCCTGCAGTCGAGTCTCGGTGCCTTCGAGTAG
- a CDS encoding mechanosensitive ion channel family protein encodes MTGVALQSGALARFLSESGVPYADAIGSAVVFLVVLAAIYAVGRVIILSLVDRILDSRGLETHARRPLRKLTLLLVVFAGVAIAFGLAGYGDFLQSLATVAAAATLAIGFAMQDVIANFVAGVFIFTDKPFKIGDWIEWDGNSGIVEDISFRVSRVRTFDNELLTVPNSHLTDGVIKNPVAKGKLRLQVPFGIGYDDDIERANEIILEEAHAHPDIMADPEPSVRLTELGDSSVVLKSRVWIDDPSRSDFVKTRGEYVTAVKERFDEEDINIPYPNRTLGGTLELGGVDETVVSD; translated from the coding sequence ATGACCGGGGTGGCGCTCCAGAGCGGGGCGCTCGCACGCTTCCTCTCGGAGAGTGGTGTCCCCTACGCCGACGCCATCGGGTCCGCCGTCGTCTTTCTCGTCGTCCTGGCGGCCATCTACGCCGTCGGGCGTGTGATCATCCTCTCGCTCGTCGACCGGATCCTCGACTCCCGGGGACTGGAGACACACGCGAGGCGGCCGCTGCGGAAACTCACGCTGTTGCTCGTCGTCTTCGCTGGCGTCGCCATCGCCTTCGGCCTCGCGGGATACGGCGACTTCCTCCAGTCGCTCGCGACGGTCGCGGCCGCCGCGACGCTCGCCATCGGCTTCGCCATGCAGGACGTCATCGCCAACTTCGTCGCCGGCGTCTTCATCTTCACCGACAAACCCTTCAAGATCGGCGACTGGATCGAGTGGGACGGCAACTCGGGCATCGTCGAGGACATCAGCTTCCGCGTCTCGCGCGTGCGAACCTTCGACAACGAACTGCTGACCGTCCCCAACTCCCACCTCACCGACGGCGTCATCAAGAACCCCGTCGCCAAGGGGAAACTCCGACTGCAGGTCCCCTTCGGCATCGGCTACGACGACGACATCGAGCGGGCAAACGAGATCATCCTAGAGGAAGCCCACGCCCATCCGGACATCATGGCCGACCCCGAGCCCTCGGTGCGACTGACCGAACTCGGCGACTCCTCGGTCGTGCTCAAGTCCCGCGTCTGGATCGACGATCCGAGTCGGTCGGACTTCGTCAAGACGCGCGGCGAGTACGTCACCGCGGTGAAAGAGCGGTTCGACGAGGAGGACATCAACATCCCCTATCCGAACCGGACCCTCGGGGGGACGCTCGAACTCGGCGGCGTCGACGAGACGGTCGTCTCGGACTAG
- the codB gene encoding cytosine permease, producing MATEEESSAWRTFVFGDEDLPDPDYPIDHVPSNERKGLVSISAVLLGFVFFAGTLWSGAEVGAAMGFGPMLSATAVGYAILGVYVAALCGIAAKAGLTTVLLARYSFGRWGAKFADLLLGGTQVGWFGVTIPMVAIPTATFFGVESRPFVLALVVIWGVLHLATAYFGYEGMEKLSLIAVPILVVVGLLSVFIAVGDAGGVSGLFAGGGSGEMGFAAAVTIVVGTFISGGTQAPNWARFASSTRVGFWAGLIAFLLGNGFLFLSGAVGGAVYDVTPAGDLYEVLAAQGLAAIGLIALILNIWTTNDNAAYAFGVAGSEAFEFDRKRPFVLAGGTVGILLALAGAESLLIPWLSTLGQYVPPLGGVIIADFLLCWRLDVPRMDDVDFTEVRWIAVIAYVVGIAVAVFTAGQVVPGVAAPQVLPGPGGAALNGLAAAFVVHTAAYYLLEGTGFLAGHDVDPSANRL from the coding sequence ATGGCAACCGAAGAGGAGTCCTCGGCGTGGCGGACGTTCGTATTCGGGGACGAGGATCTCCCCGATCCGGACTATCCGATCGATCACGTCCCTTCGAACGAACGCAAAGGGTTGGTGAGTATCTCCGCGGTGTTGCTCGGCTTCGTCTTTTTCGCCGGGACGCTGTGGTCGGGCGCGGAGGTGGGCGCGGCGATGGGGTTCGGCCCGATGCTGTCGGCGACCGCCGTCGGCTACGCCATCCTCGGCGTCTACGTCGCGGCGCTGTGTGGCATCGCGGCGAAGGCTGGACTGACGACCGTTCTCCTCGCCCGGTACAGTTTCGGTCGGTGGGGTGCGAAGTTCGCCGACCTCCTCCTCGGCGGGACGCAGGTCGGCTGGTTCGGCGTCACCATCCCGATGGTCGCCATCCCGACGGCGACCTTCTTCGGGGTCGAATCCCGGCCGTTCGTCCTCGCACTCGTCGTGATCTGGGGCGTGCTTCACCTCGCGACGGCCTACTTCGGCTACGAGGGCATGGAGAAACTCTCGTTGATCGCCGTCCCGATTCTGGTCGTCGTCGGCCTGCTCTCCGTGTTCATCGCCGTCGGCGACGCCGGCGGCGTCTCCGGCCTGTTCGCCGGGGGCGGAAGCGGGGAGATGGGCTTTGCCGCGGCGGTCACCATCGTCGTCGGCACGTTCATCAGCGGCGGGACGCAGGCGCCCAACTGGGCGCGGTTCGCGTCGTCCACCCGCGTCGGCTTCTGGGCGGGGCTCATCGCCTTCCTCCTCGGCAACGGCTTTCTCTTTCTCTCCGGCGCCGTCGGCGGCGCCGTCTACGACGTGACGCCCGCCGGTGATCTCTACGAGGTGCTCGCCGCACAGGGACTGGCCGCAATCGGGCTGATCGCCCTGATCCTCAACATCTGGACGACGAACGACAACGCCGCCTACGCCTTCGGCGTCGCCGGCAGCGAAGCGTTCGAGTTCGACCGCAAGCGCCCCTTCGTTCTGGCCGGCGGGACCGTCGGCATCCTCCTCGCACTGGCCGGGGCCGAGAGCCTGCTCATCCCGTGGCTGTCGACGCTCGGACAGTACGTGCCGCCCCTCGGTGGCGTCATCATCGCCGACTTCCTCCTGTGTTGGCGGCTGGACGTCCCGCGGATGGACGACGTCGACTTCACCGAGGTTCGCTGGATCGCCGTCATTGCCTACGTCGTCGGCATCGCCGTCGCCGTCTTCACCGCCGGACAGGTCGTGCCCGGGGTTGCCGCTCCCCAGGTGCTTCCGGGGCCGGGCGGCGCGGCGCTGAACGGCCTCGCCGCCGCCTTCGTCGTTCACACTGCGGCGTACTACCTGCTCGAAGGGACCGGATTCCTCGCCGGCCACGACGTCGATCCGTCGGCCAACCGGCTCTAA
- a CDS encoding glycosyltransferase family 4 protein, which produces MRSVAAFTDTYLPTVNGVTYTVEAWRDCWADRGGRMDVVYPRTDGYAARTGEYPVRSLPFPFYPGFRLGVPWIPRRVRDVDVVHAHTPFAVGLAGLRLARRHDRPFVASYHTPSAEYADYLAPSEAVERLVERASERYERWFLDRADAVVAPSGATADHLTDEVGVSTPVTVIPNGIDTERFRRVDPAAFLSRHGLDDAGTLLGYTGRHGYEKRLTDLVDAAATLDATVVFGGDGPARADLEARAADRGVDARFLGFLDRDELPAFYSALDAFVFPSPIETQGLVALEANACGTPVVGANDGALADTVIEGETGYHFETGDVEGLRESIRRTLSDRERLEESCLARRDRHGIDRAVDRLADVYERVS; this is translated from the coding sequence ATGCGTTCGGTCGCCGCCTTCACGGACACCTACCTGCCGACGGTCAACGGCGTCACCTACACCGTCGAAGCCTGGCGCGACTGCTGGGCCGACCGCGGCGGCCGCATGGACGTGGTCTACCCCCGGACCGACGGCTACGCCGCCCGCACCGGTGAGTATCCGGTCCGGAGCCTCCCCTTCCCGTTCTACCCCGGGTTCCGTCTCGGCGTCCCCTGGATCCCCCGTCGGGTCCGGGACGTCGACGTCGTTCACGCCCACACGCCCTTCGCCGTCGGGCTGGCTGGACTCCGACTCGCGCGACGGCACGACCGGCCCTTCGTCGCCTCGTATCACACGCCGAGCGCGGAGTACGCCGACTACCTGGCCCCGAGCGAGGCGGTCGAGCGCCTCGTCGAGCGAGCGAGCGAGCGGTACGAACGGTGGTTCCTCGACCGTGCCGACGCCGTGGTCGCGCCGAGCGGGGCGACCGCCGACCACCTCACCGACGAAGTCGGCGTCTCGACGCCGGTGACCGTCATCCCCAACGGCATCGATACGGAGCGATTCCGCCGGGTCGATCCCGCGGCCTTCCTGTCGCGCCATGGCCTCGACGACGCCGGGACGCTGCTCGGATACACCGGCCGTCACGGCTACGAGAAGCGGCTGACGGACCTCGTGGACGCGGCGGCGACGCTCGACGCGACGGTCGTCTTCGGCGGGGACGGCCCGGCCCGCGCGGACCTCGAAGCCCGGGCAGCCGACCGCGGCGTCGACGCCCGCTTTCTCGGCTTTCTGGACCGCGACGAACTCCCCGCGTTCTACAGCGCGCTCGACGCCTTCGTCTTCCCGAGTCCGATCGAGACGCAGGGACTGGTGGCGCTGGAGGCAAACGCCTGTGGTACGCCGGTCGTGGGCGCGAACGACGGTGCCCTCGCCGATACCGTGATCGAGGGCGAGACGGGGTATCACTTCGAGACCGGCGACGTAGAAGGACTACGCGAGTCGATCCGACGGACCTTGTCCGACCGCGAGCGACTCGAGGAGAGCTGTCTCGCCAGGCGGGATCGACACGGCATCGACCGGGCGGTCGATCGACTGGCGGACGTGTACGAGCGCGTGAGCTAG
- the tatA gene encoding twin-arginine translocase TatA/TatE family subunit → MYDSIIPLFPGLPGGPELLIVLFVLVLLFGANKIPKLARSTGQAMGEFKRGREEIEEELQEGVESSDTDATAATGETTETTETDAERSN, encoded by the coding sequence ATGTACGACTCAATCATTCCACTGTTCCCCGGGCTGCCCGGCGGGCCGGAGCTGCTCATCGTGCTTTTCGTCCTCGTTTTGCTGTTCGGGGCGAACAAGATCCCGAAACTGGCTCGCTCGACCGGCCAGGCGATGGGCGAGTTCAAGCGCGGCCGCGAGGAGATCGAGGAGGAACTGCAGGAGGGTGTCGAGTCCTCGGACACCGACGCGACTGCGGCGACCGGCGAGACGACCGAGACGACCGAGACGGACGCCGAACGGAGCAACTGA
- a CDS encoding ribonuclease P protein component 4 — translation MGIAEERIERLATLARSAVSDGEEDRAREYVRLARRIAERNRLSLPRAFRRFTCDACDVYLRPGQNARVRLQDGHVVVRCDCGATARYPYD, via the coding sequence ATGGGCATCGCCGAGGAGCGGATCGAGCGGTTGGCGACACTCGCCCGCAGTGCCGTCTCGGACGGTGAGGAGGACCGCGCCCGAGAGTATGTCCGCCTCGCCCGCCGCATCGCCGAGCGCAACCGTCTCTCCCTCCCGCGTGCGTTCCGGCGGTTCACCTGTGACGCCTGCGATGTCTACCTCCGCCCCGGGCAAAACGCGCGCGTCCGGTTGCAGGACGGCCACGTCGTCGTCCGCTGTGACTGTGGGGCGACGGCCCGCTACCCCTACGACTGA